The following proteins are encoded in a genomic region of Variovorax paradoxus:
- a CDS encoding integration host factor subunit beta translates to MTRSDLVEELAARFAQLTHRDAEYAVKTILDAMSDALVRGHRIEIRGFGSFSVNRRPPRIGRNPRSGESVQIPEKRVPHFKPGKALREAVDAKTAELGAKSPKT, encoded by the coding sequence ATGACCCGCTCTGACCTCGTCGAAGAACTCGCAGCGCGCTTTGCGCAGCTGACGCACCGCGATGCCGAATACGCCGTCAAGACCATCCTCGACGCGATGAGCGACGCGCTGGTGCGCGGGCACCGCATCGAGATCCGCGGTTTCGGCAGCTTCTCGGTCAACCGGCGTCCGCCGCGCATCGGCCGCAATCCGCGTTCCGGCGAAAGCGTTCAGATTCCGGAAAAGCGGGTGCCGCATTTCAAGCCGGGCAAGGCGCTGCGCGAAGCGGTCGATGCAAAGACCGCCGAGCTGGGCGCCAAGAGCCCGAAGACCTGA
- a CDS encoding LapA family protein, translated as MKYLLWLLKAAIFFTLFAFALNNQHDATVYFFFGTYWRAPLVLVVLAAFAGGLVVGALGMLPGWWKHRAAAAQIPASRGDAAATAPAPTAPASAPPPSISATDLPAVRQHGL; from the coding sequence ATGAAATACCTCCTGTGGCTGCTCAAGGCAGCCATTTTTTTTACGCTTTTCGCCTTCGCGCTGAATAACCAGCACGACGCGACCGTCTATTTCTTCTTCGGCACCTACTGGCGTGCGCCCCTGGTCCTGGTCGTGCTCGCAGCCTTTGCCGGCGGCCTGGTGGTAGGCGCGCTCGGCATGCTGCCCGGATGGTGGAAGCACCGCGCCGCGGCTGCACAAATTCCGGCCTCGCGCGGCGACGCCGCAGCAACCGCCCCCGCGCCGACCGCGCCAGCGTCCGCGCCGCCGCCTTCCATTTCCGCCACCGACCTCCCCGCCGTACGTCAACATGGACTTTGA
- the lapB gene encoding lipopolysaccharide assembly protein LapB, giving the protein MDFDPSWLLISLPVAFVLGWLASRFDIRQLKLENRQAPKAYFRGLNFLLNEQQDQAIDAFIEAVQNDPDTQELHFALGNLFRRRGEYQRAVRVHEHLLGRGDLSRADRERAQHALAQDFLRAGLLDRAEAALQKLEGTRYENEARLSLLAIYERSREWTQAADVAQKLDESDQASYSTRRAHHLCEQAAEQVAAGDVAAAGRLLSEAVALAPQAPRPAIDSATLQLRNGEATTAFDTLLALSDTAPLALPLYAPALQQAAVAAHREGEALALLQRRYADSPSIDVLEALMALGGSPTAAVPAADGQPLAPRDGYIAHLAQQPSLVAASRWLAGERFEHEQFHPQVQRALDQATRPLMRYRCAACGFEAHQHFWHCPGCQAWDSYPPRRVEEL; this is encoded by the coding sequence ATGGACTTTGATCCCAGCTGGTTGCTGATCAGCCTGCCCGTCGCTTTTGTCCTGGGCTGGCTCGCGTCGCGCTTCGACATCCGGCAGCTCAAGCTCGAGAACAGGCAGGCCCCCAAGGCTTATTTCCGCGGCCTCAACTTCCTGCTCAACGAGCAGCAGGACCAAGCCATCGACGCATTCATCGAGGCCGTGCAGAACGACCCCGACACGCAGGAGCTGCACTTCGCGCTCGGCAACCTGTTTCGCCGGCGCGGCGAATACCAGCGTGCGGTGCGCGTGCACGAGCACCTGCTGGGCCGCGGCGACCTGAGCCGCGCCGACCGGGAGCGTGCGCAGCACGCGCTGGCGCAAGACTTCCTGCGCGCCGGCCTGCTCGACCGAGCCGAAGCCGCGTTGCAAAAGCTCGAGGGCACGCGCTACGAGAACGAAGCGCGGCTCTCGCTGCTGGCCATCTACGAGCGCTCGCGCGAATGGACCCAGGCCGCCGACGTGGCACAGAAGCTCGACGAGTCCGACCAGGCGAGCTACAGCACGCGCCGGGCGCACCATCTGTGCGAGCAGGCCGCCGAACAGGTCGCGGCCGGCGATGTGGCCGCGGCGGGCCGGCTGCTCTCCGAGGCGGTCGCACTGGCTCCGCAGGCACCTCGGCCGGCCATCGATTCCGCCACGCTGCAGCTGCGCAATGGGGAGGCGACCACCGCATTCGACACCCTTCTTGCCCTGAGCGACACCGCCCCGCTCGCGCTACCGCTGTATGCACCGGCACTGCAGCAGGCCGCAGTGGCCGCGCACCGCGAAGGCGAAGCGCTTGCGCTGCTGCAGCGGCGCTATGCCGATTCGCCGTCGATCGACGTGCTCGAGGCGCTGATGGCACTCGGCGGCTCGCCCACCGCGGCCGTTCCGGCGGCCGACGGGCAGCCGCTCGCGCCGCGCGACGGCTACATCGCGCATCTCGCGCAACAGCCCTCGCTGGTGGCCGCATCGCGCTGGCTGGCCGGCGAGCGCTTCGAGCACGAGCAGTTCCATCCGCAGGTGCAGCGCGCGCTCGACCAGGCCACCCGCCCGCTCATGCGCTACCGCTGCGCGGCATGCGGCTTCGAGGCGCACCAGCACTTCTGGCACTGCCCCGGCTGCCAGGCCTGGGACAGCTACCCGCCGCGCCGCGTCGAGGAACTCTGA
- a CDS encoding ComEA family DNA-binding protein, whose amino-acid sequence MLKKILAVVAMLFAVASFAAVDVNKGTAADLDGIKGVGPAMSKRILDARKEGEFKDWPDLMQRVKGVKEKKAGKLSAEGLTVNGQAFGGQAAAPSAAAKADKTTKPVKAAAAPAVDAKPAKP is encoded by the coding sequence ATGCTGAAGAAAATCCTGGCCGTCGTGGCCATGTTGTTTGCAGTTGCCTCATTCGCCGCAGTCGACGTCAACAAGGGCACCGCAGCCGACCTCGATGGCATCAAGGGCGTCGGCCCGGCGATGTCCAAGCGCATCCTCGACGCCCGCAAGGAAGGCGAGTTCAAGGATTGGCCCGACCTCATGCAGCGCGTCAAGGGCGTGAAGGAAAAGAAGGCCGGAAAGCTGTCGGCCGAAGGCCTCACGGTGAATGGCCAAGCCTTTGGCGGCCAAGCCGCCGCACCATCTGCCGCAGCCAAGGCTGACAAGACCACCAAGCCCGTGAAGGCAGCGGCCGCCCCCGCCGTCGACGCTAAGCCGGCCAAACCCTGA
- a CDS encoding TRAP transporter substrate-binding protein — protein MNHKFGIALAGLTLGAAAFAQTKWDLPTAYPATNYHTENITQFAKDVDAATGGKVKITVHANASLFKAPEIKRAVQSGQAQAGEILLANYANENPIYALDGVPFLATTYPEARKLYDASKPAMEKLLAAQGIKVLFVVPWAPQGIYSKKEISSVADLRGIKWRAYSPATAKIAELIGAQPVQIQQAELSAAMATGVIESYMSSGSTGYDTKTYEHIKNFYDTQAWIPKNAILVNAKAFDALDATTKAAVTKAAADAEARGWKIAQEKNDEYKRLLAERGMKVHKPSPKLDADMRQVGGIMQADWLKATGADGAAIVDAYKKK, from the coding sequence ATGAATCACAAGTTCGGCATTGCCCTGGCTGGCCTCACCCTTGGCGCCGCGGCCTTCGCGCAAACCAAGTGGGATCTGCCCACCGCCTACCCGGCGACCAACTACCACACCGAGAACATCACGCAGTTCGCGAAAGACGTGGACGCGGCCACCGGCGGCAAGGTCAAGATCACGGTGCATGCCAACGCCTCGCTGTTCAAGGCGCCCGAGATCAAGCGCGCCGTGCAGAGCGGCCAGGCGCAGGCCGGCGAGATCCTGCTGGCCAACTACGCGAACGAAAACCCCATCTACGCGCTCGACGGCGTCCCCTTCCTTGCCACCACCTATCCCGAAGCGCGCAAGCTCTACGATGCTTCCAAGCCCGCCATGGAAAAGCTGCTCGCAGCCCAGGGCATCAAGGTTCTGTTCGTGGTGCCGTGGGCACCGCAAGGCATCTATTCCAAGAAGGAGATCAGCTCGGTGGCCGACCTTCGCGGCATCAAGTGGCGCGCCTACAGCCCGGCCACCGCCAAGATCGCCGAACTGATCGGCGCCCAGCCGGTGCAGATCCAGCAGGCCGAACTCAGCGCCGCCATGGCCACGGGCGTGATCGAGAGCTACATGAGCTCGGGATCGACCGGTTACGACACCAAGACCTACGAGCACATCAAGAATTTCTACGACACGCAAGCCTGGATTCCGAAGAACGCGATCCTCGTCAACGCCAAGGCCTTCGACGCGCTCGACGCGACCACCAAGGCTGCCGTCACCAAGGCGGCGGCCGACGCCGAAGCGCGCGGCTGGAAAATCGCGCAGGAGAAAAACGACGAGTACAAGCGCCTGCTCGCCGAGCGCGGCATGAAGGTGCACAAGCCTTCGCCCAAGCTCGATGCCGACATGCGCCAGGTCGGCGGCATCATGCAGGCCGACTGGCTCAAGGCCACGGGCGCGGACGGCGCTGCGATCGTCGACGCTTACAAGAAAAAGTAA
- a CDS encoding TRAP transporter small permease, whose translation MRRFLDRLYDGAGALGAFCVFLIFVLMILAGVGRQMNWHVSGLNDVVSWLCAAAAFFAMAHAFRHGDFVRVTLLLDAVPAKARRVLDVICLLIASVSVAYLTYWATSFTYESYEFAEMATGLVVIPIWIPQSTFVIGCWLLLIAMIDELVGVVRGEKPSYQRAIEERHAAGDFSSDV comes from the coding sequence ATGCGCCGATTCCTGGATCGCCTGTACGACGGCGCAGGCGCGCTCGGCGCGTTCTGCGTGTTCCTGATCTTCGTGCTGATGATCCTGGCCGGCGTGGGCCGCCAGATGAACTGGCACGTGAGCGGACTCAACGACGTCGTTTCCTGGCTGTGTGCCGCCGCCGCGTTCTTCGCGATGGCGCATGCCTTCCGGCACGGCGACTTCGTGCGCGTGACGCTGCTGCTCGACGCAGTGCCGGCCAAGGCGCGGCGCGTGCTCGACGTGATCTGCCTGCTGATCGCCTCGGTGTCGGTGGCCTATCTCACCTACTGGGCCACCAGCTTCACCTACGAGAGCTACGAATTCGCCGAGATGGCGACCGGCCTCGTGGTCATCCCGATCTGGATTCCGCAATCGACCTTCGTGATCGGCTGCTGGCTGCTGCTGATCGCGATGATCGACGAACTGGTGGGCGTGGTGCGCGGCGAGAAGCCGAGCTACCAGCGCGCGATCGAAGAACGCCACGCCGCGGGCGACTTCTCCTCCGACGTCTGA
- a CDS encoding TRAP transporter large permease: MLETLLMGALLLGIMLLLLAGGVWIAMTLAIVGWVGQAFFTNTLPGKNLFSAFWESNASWELAALPLFIWMGEILFRTKLSEEMFEGLRPWLNRVPGRLMHTTILGCGVFGSVSGSSAATCATIAKVALPELKRRGYNEKLAIGSLATAGTLGILIPPSITMVVYAVAADASIIRIFLAGFLPGFLLMLLFSGYIGWWSLRNPDQVPPADPPTTFMEKIRLSGNLIPCALLIVFIVWVLVAGWATATECAAFGVLGSLAIAAWGKSLTWKNFKEGIMGATRTSCMIMFILAGAAFLTKTMAFTGIPRELAEWVDSMHLSPYALIGALVLVYLVLGTALDGISMIVLTSAVVLPMIQKAGFDLIWFGIFIVLLVEIAEVTPPVGFNLFVLQNMTGKDSNVIAKAAIPFFFCLVLCIVLITLFPSIVTVLPNVVMGVEK, from the coding sequence ATGCTCGAAACCCTTTTGATGGGCGCGCTGCTGCTCGGCATCATGCTGCTGCTGCTCGCCGGTGGCGTGTGGATCGCCATGACCCTCGCCATCGTCGGCTGGGTCGGCCAGGCCTTCTTCACCAACACGCTGCCGGGCAAGAACCTGTTCTCGGCCTTCTGGGAAAGCAATGCGAGCTGGGAGCTCGCTGCGCTGCCGCTCTTCATCTGGATGGGCGAGATCCTCTTTCGCACCAAGCTCAGCGAAGAGATGTTCGAGGGCCTGCGTCCCTGGCTCAACCGCGTGCCCGGCCGGCTGATGCACACCACCATTCTTGGCTGCGGCGTGTTCGGCTCGGTCTCGGGCTCATCGGCTGCCACCTGCGCCACCATCGCCAAGGTGGCGCTGCCCGAACTCAAGCGCCGCGGCTACAACGAGAAGCTGGCCATCGGCTCGCTCGCCACCGCCGGCACGCTGGGCATCCTCATTCCGCCGTCGATCACGATGGTGGTGTACGCCGTGGCGGCTGACGCCTCGATCATCCGCATCTTCCTGGCCGGCTTCCTGCCGGGCTTTCTGCTGATGCTGCTGTTCTCGGGCTACATCGGCTGGTGGAGCCTGCGCAACCCCGACCAGGTCCCGCCGGCCGATCCGCCGACCACCTTCATGGAGAAGATCCGGCTCTCGGGCAATCTCATTCCGTGCGCGCTGCTGATCGTCTTCATCGTGTGGGTGCTGGTGGCGGGCTGGGCCACGGCCACCGAGTGCGCGGCCTTCGGCGTGCTGGGCTCACTGGCCATCGCGGCCTGGGGCAAGAGCCTCACCTGGAAGAACTTCAAGGAAGGGATCATGGGCGCCACGCGCACCAGCTGCATGATCATGTTCATCCTGGCCGGCGCCGCCTTTCTCACCAAGACCATGGCCTTCACGGGCATCCCGCGCGAGCTGGCCGAGTGGGTCGACAGCATGCACCTGTCGCCCTACGCGCTGATCGGCGCGCTGGTGCTGGTGTACCTGGTGCTGGGCACGGCGCTCGACGGCATCTCGATGATCGTGCTGACCAGCGCGGTGGTGCTGCCGATGATCCAGAAGGCGGGCTTCGACCTGATCTGGTTCGGCATCTTCATCGTGCTCCTGGTCGAGATCGCCGAGGTCACGCCGCCGGTGGGGTTCAATCTCTTCGTGCTGCAGAACATGACGGGGAAGGACAGCAACGTGATCGCCAAGGCGGCGATTCCGTTCTTCTTCTGCCTGGTGCTGTGCATCGTGCTGATCACGCTGTTCCCGAGTATCGTCACGGTCCTGCCCAACGTGGTGATGGGTGTCGAGAAGTAA
- the crcB gene encoding fluoride efflux transporter CrcB — protein sequence MPALPVLAICVGASFGAMARWGLGLWLNTGGPVPYGTLAANLIGGYLVGVAVGAFQAMPQLDPVWRLLLITGFLGGLTTFSSFSAEVVTLLLEGRPLLALGTSMLHLGGSLMLTWLGIRTVQFALG from the coding sequence ATGCCCGCGTTGCCGGTTCTTGCGATTTGCGTCGGTGCCTCCTTTGGCGCCATGGCGAGGTGGGGCCTCGGCCTGTGGCTCAACACAGGCGGGCCCGTGCCCTACGGCACGCTGGCCGCCAACCTGATCGGCGGCTACCTGGTGGGCGTGGCGGTCGGCGCCTTCCAGGCCATGCCGCAGCTCGATCCGGTGTGGCGCCTGCTGCTCATCACCGGCTTTCTCGGCGGCCTCACGACCTTCTCGAGTTTCTCGGCCGAAGTCGTCACGCTGCTGCTCGAGGGACGGCCGCTGCTGGCGCTGGGCACCAGCATGCTGCATCTGGGCGGGTCGCTGATGCTGACCTGGCTGGGCATACGCACCGTGCAGTTCGCGCTGGGCTAG
- a CDS encoding monovalent cation/H+ antiporter subunit A encodes MPLVFLVALPFIASVLAALMPSNARNRESTLAGLVALGCAVQAAWFFPQIAHGNVLRQEIAWLPELGLNLVFRMDGFAWLFCMLVLGIGALVVLYARYYMSASDPVPRFFSFFLAFMGAMMGVVLSGNLIQLVLFWELTSLFSFLLIGYWHHRRDARRGARMALTVTGAGGLCLLAGALVLGRIAGSYELDVVLASGNAIRAHALYPTALVLILLGAFTKSAQFPFHFWLPRAMAAPTPVSAYLHSATMVKLGVFLMARLWPVLSGTEMWFWLVGGAGAITLLLGGFVAMFQRDLKALLAYSTISHLGLITLLLGLNSPLAAVAAVFHVMNHATFKASLFMAAGIIDHESGTRDIRKLSGLMRLMPITGTLAVIASASMAGVPLLNGFLSKEMFFAETVFIQATPWITVSLPIIATIAGVFSVAYSARFVFDVFFGPPCGPDVPRQPHEPPHWMRVPVELLVLVCLVVGVAPAWSIGPLLAAAAMPVVGGVLPEYSLAVWHGFNLPLAMSFVALAGGMALYLSQRRRRAHGDLEHTPLLHRFDGQAIFEHLLAQLSEAGRRSRRVLGTRRMQSQLLLLIAVAAAGAAVSLWTAPVARGSRELLPFSTMFAMTWLIGGACALAAAWLAKFHRLAALMLASGAGLVCSVTYIWFSAPDLALTQLVVEAVTTVLILLGLRWLPMRSKDAVQPARARLRPWGRRGRDLLMAAAVGSGMSALAWLMMTRPFPQSISPFFLERALTEGGGTNVVNVMLVDFRAFDTFGEITVLGVVALTVYALLRRFRPARESMALPVQQRLQADDGSSDLLNPRLAKDTAVGYLMVPAVLVRLLLPLAVLVSVYFFMRGHNAPGGGFVAGLVMSVALLLQFIVSGTEWVEEHLRIYPRRWIAIGLLLALATGGGAVVFGYPFMTTHTAHLHLPVLGELHVPSALFFDIGVFALVLGATMLILTALAHQSIRSHRWADEQAEKEAQAQSEAVEGVH; translated from the coding sequence ATGCCCCTGGTCTTTCTTGTCGCACTTCCCTTTATTGCCAGCGTGCTGGCCGCGTTGATGCCGTCGAACGCGCGCAATCGGGAGTCGACCCTGGCGGGGCTCGTCGCACTGGGCTGCGCGGTGCAGGCCGCATGGTTCTTTCCGCAAATCGCACACGGCAACGTGCTGCGCCAGGAAATCGCGTGGCTGCCGGAACTCGGCCTCAACCTCGTCTTCCGCATGGACGGCTTCGCATGGCTTTTCTGCATGCTGGTGCTCGGCATCGGCGCGCTGGTGGTGCTCTATGCGCGCTACTACATGTCGGCCTCCGACCCGGTGCCGCGCTTCTTCTCGTTCTTTCTCGCGTTCATGGGCGCGATGATGGGCGTGGTGCTCTCGGGCAACCTCATCCAGCTGGTGCTGTTCTGGGAACTCACCAGCCTGTTCTCGTTCCTGCTGATCGGGTATTGGCATCACCGGCGCGATGCGCGGCGCGGCGCGCGCATGGCGCTGACCGTGACCGGCGCCGGCGGACTTTGCCTGCTGGCGGGCGCGCTGGTGCTGGGCCGCATTGCGGGCAGCTACGAACTCGACGTGGTGCTCGCCTCGGGCAACGCAATCCGCGCGCATGCGCTGTACCCCACCGCGCTGGTGCTGATCCTGCTCGGCGCCTTCACCAAGAGCGCGCAGTTCCCGTTCCACTTCTGGCTGCCGCGCGCCATGGCAGCGCCCACGCCCGTCTCGGCCTACCTGCATTCGGCCACCATGGTGAAGCTCGGCGTGTTCCTGATGGCGCGCCTGTGGCCGGTGCTGTCGGGCACCGAGATGTGGTTCTGGCTGGTGGGCGGCGCGGGCGCCATCACGCTGCTGCTCGGCGGCTTCGTCGCCATGTTCCAACGCGACCTGAAGGCGCTGCTGGCCTACTCGACCATCTCGCACCTCGGGCTCATCACGCTGCTGCTCGGGCTCAACAGCCCGCTCGCGGCGGTGGCGGCGGTATTCCACGTCATGAACCATGCGACCTTCAAGGCCTCGCTCTTCATGGCGGCCGGCATCATCGACCACGAGAGCGGCACGCGTGACATCCGCAAGCTCAGCGGCCTGATGCGGCTGATGCCGATCACCGGCACGCTGGCCGTCATCGCGAGCGCATCGATGGCCGGCGTGCCGCTGCTCAACGGCTTTCTCTCGAAGGAGATGTTCTTCGCCGAGACGGTGTTCATCCAGGCGACGCCGTGGATCACCGTGAGCCTGCCGATCATCGCCACCATTGCGGGCGTCTTCAGCGTGGCCTACTCGGCGCGCTTCGTGTTCGACGTGTTCTTCGGTCCGCCCTGCGGGCCCGACGTGCCGCGGCAACCGCACGAGCCGCCGCACTGGATGCGCGTGCCCGTCGAGCTGCTGGTGCTGGTGTGCCTCGTGGTCGGCGTCGCGCCGGCATGGTCCATTGGACCGTTGCTCGCGGCAGCCGCCATGCCGGTGGTCGGCGGCGTGCTGCCCGAATACAGCCTGGCCGTGTGGCATGGCTTCAACCTGCCGTTGGCGATGAGCTTCGTGGCGCTGGCCGGCGGGATGGCGCTGTACCTCTCGCAACGCCGCCGCCGCGCGCACGGTGATCTCGAGCACACGCCGCTGCTGCACCGTTTCGATGGCCAGGCCATCTTCGAGCACCTGCTCGCCCAACTCAGCGAAGCCGGCCGGCGCAGCCGCCGCGTGCTGGGCACCCGGCGCATGCAGTCGCAGTTGCTGTTGTTGATCGCCGTGGCCGCCGCGGGCGCAGCGGTTTCGCTCTGGACCGCACCCGTGGCGCGCGGCAGCCGCGAGCTGCTGCCTTTTTCGACGATGTTCGCGATGACCTGGCTCATCGGCGGCGCCTGCGCGCTGGCCGCGGCATGGCTGGCCAAGTTCCACCGGCTCGCCGCGCTGATGCTGGCCTCGGGCGCGGGCCTCGTGTGCTCGGTCACGTACATCTGGTTCTCGGCGCCCGACCTTGCGCTGACGCAGCTCGTGGTCGAAGCCGTGACCACGGTGCTGATTCTGCTGGGCTTGCGCTGGCTGCCGATGCGCAGCAAGGACGCCGTCCAGCCCGCGCGCGCCAGGCTGCGCCCCTGGGGCCGGCGCGGACGCGACCTGCTGATGGCGGCTGCCGTGGGCAGCGGCATGTCGGCGCTCGCGTGGCTGATGATGACGCGGCCGTTCCCGCAGAGCATCTCCCCGTTCTTCCTCGAACGCGCGCTCACCGAAGGCGGCGGCACCAATGTGGTCAACGTGATGCTGGTGGACTTCCGCGCTTTCGATACCTTCGGCGAGATCACAGTGCTCGGCGTGGTGGCGCTCACCGTGTATGCGCTGCTGCGCCGCTTCCGTCCGGCGCGCGAATCGATGGCGCTGCCGGTGCAGCAGCGCTTGCAGGCCGACGACGGCAGCAGCGATCTGCTGAACCCGCGCCTCGCCAAGGATACGGCCGTGGGCTACCTGATGGTGCCGGCCGTGCTGGTGCGCCTGTTGCTGCCGCTCGCGGTGCTGGTGTCGGTCTACTTCTTCATGCGCGGCCACAACGCACCCGGCGGCGGCTTCGTCGCGGGGCTGGTCATGTCAGTGGCGCTGCTGCTTCAGTTCATCGTTTCGGGCACCGAATGGGTGGAAGAGCACCTGCGTATCTATCCGCGCCGCTGGATCGCCATCGGCCTGCTGCTGGCGCTTGCCACCGGCGGCGGCGCGGTGGTGTTCGGCTATCCGTTCATGACCACGCACACGGCCCACCTGCACCTTCCGGTGCTCGGCGAGCTGCACGTGCCGAGCGCCCTCTTCTTCGACATCGGCGTGTTCGCGCTGGTGCTCGGCGCCACCATGCTGATCCTCACCGCGCTGGCCCACCAGTCGATACGCAGCCACCGCTGGGCCGACGAGCAGGCAGAAAAGGAAGCCCAGGCCCAGTCCGAAGCCGTGGAGGGGGTGCACTGA
- a CDS encoding Na+/H+ antiporter subunit C → MEIVLALAIGVLTGSGVYLLLRPRTFQVIMGLTLISYAVNLFIFSMGRLKLDSEPVLVKGFTSTLANTADPMPQALVLTAIVIGFAMTALFLVVMLASRGLAGTDHVDGEERQEASE, encoded by the coding sequence ATGGAAATCGTGCTCGCACTCGCCATCGGCGTGCTCACCGGTTCGGGCGTGTACCTGCTGCTGCGCCCGCGCACCTTCCAGGTGATCATGGGTCTCACGCTCATCTCGTACGCGGTCAACCTCTTCATCTTCAGCATGGGGCGGCTCAAGCTCGACAGCGAACCCGTGCTGGTGAAGGGCTTCACGTCCACGCTGGCCAACACGGCCGACCCGATGCCGCAGGCCCTGGTGCTGACCGCGATCGTGATCGGCTTTGCGATGACCGCGCTGTTCCTGGTCGTCATGCTCGCCTCGCGCGGCTTGGCCGGCACCGACCACGTGGACGGCGAAGAGCGGCAGGAGGCGTCGGAGTGA
- a CDS encoding monovalent cation/H+ antiporter subunit D: MPHLVAVPILVPLLTAALMLLLGENRRRAKSALSVVSGLVGLLAALALLRWVNAPETGDGPGSIGVYLPGNWQAPFGIVLVADRLSTMMVALTGVVAFAASIYSTSRWDRAGVHFHPLLQLQLMGLNGAFLTGDLFNLFVFFEVMLAASYGLLLHGSGRLRVQAGLHYIAINLAASSLFLIGAALLYGATGTLNMADLSVRIAELAPADRGLVHAAAAILATAFFAKAGAWPLNFWLVPAYSSAVSPVGAVFALLTKLGIYTLLRLWTLLFAPDAGASAGFGQSALIAIGLATLFAGAMGIVGTQRLSNLAGFSVLVSAGTLLAAMGLGEPAVWAGALYYLLSSTLAVSAFFLLTDMIERWRNAGMSVAPHEAAGTAPFLAEDLRVLDDVNLDDEAQALYGRAIPAGVAFLGLSFIGCTLLLSGLPPLSGFVGKFAMLSGAFATSGTSTPAWIFLALLIASGFLALIALSRTGIRHFWTQPHPTMPALPALEVLPVAGLLAACVALTVWAGPVMRHALITAEGLRTPAAYRNAVLNARQVPNPVAPEKGKAP; the protein is encoded by the coding sequence ATGCCGCACCTCGTGGCGGTGCCGATCCTCGTGCCTTTGCTCACCGCGGCACTGATGCTGCTGCTCGGTGAAAACCGGCGCCGCGCCAAGTCGGCCCTGAGCGTGGTTTCGGGGCTGGTGGGTTTGTTGGCAGCTTTGGCGCTGCTGCGCTGGGTGAATGCACCCGAGACCGGTGACGGCCCCGGATCGATCGGCGTCTACCTGCCCGGCAATTGGCAAGCCCCCTTCGGCATCGTGCTGGTGGCGGACCGCCTGTCGACCATGATGGTGGCGCTCACGGGCGTGGTCGCCTTCGCGGCCTCGATCTATTCCACCTCGCGCTGGGACCGGGCCGGCGTGCATTTCCATCCGTTGCTGCAGCTGCAGCTCATGGGCCTGAACGGCGCCTTTCTCACGGGCGACCTGTTCAACCTGTTCGTCTTTTTCGAGGTGATGCTTGCGGCCTCTTACGGCCTGCTGCTGCACGGTTCGGGCCGGCTGCGGGTGCAGGCCGGGCTGCATTACATCGCGATCAATCTCGCGGCGTCGTCTCTCTTCCTGATCGGCGCGGCCCTGCTCTACGGCGCCACCGGCACGCTCAACATGGCCGACCTGAGCGTGCGCATCGCCGAGCTTGCGCCGGCCGATCGCGGCCTGGTGCATGCGGCGGCCGCCATCCTCGCGACCGCGTTCTTCGCGAAGGCCGGGGCCTGGCCGCTCAACTTCTGGCTGGTGCCGGCCTACAGCTCGGCGGTGTCGCCCGTGGGCGCGGTCTTCGCGCTGTTGACCAAGCTCGGCATCTACACGCTGCTGCGGTTGTGGACCCTGCTCTTCGCGCCAGATGCGGGCGCCTCGGCGGGATTCGGCCAGTCGGCGCTCATCGCCATCGGCCTGGCCACGCTGTTCGCAGGCGCCATGGGCATCGTCGGCACGCAGCGGCTCTCCAACCTCGCGGGCTTCAGCGTGCTGGTGTCGGCGGGCACGCTGCTGGCGGCCATGGGGCTCGGCGAACCCGCTGTGTGGGCCGGCGCGCTCTACTACCTGCTGAGCTCCACCCTCGCGGTCAGCGCCTTCTTCCTGCTGACCGACATGATCGAGCGCTGGCGCAATGCGGGCATGAGCGTTGCGCCCCACGAAGCGGCGGGCACTGCGCCCTTCCTGGCCGAAGACCTGCGCGTGCTCGACGACGTGAACCTCGACGACGAGGCGCAAGCGCTCTATGGCCGCGCGATCCCCGCCGGCGTGGCGTTTCTCGGCCTGAGCTTCATCGGCTGCACCTTGCTGCTCTCGGGCCTGCCGCCGCTCTCGGGCTTCGTGGGCAAGTTCGCGATGCTGTCCGGCGCCTTCGCGACCAGCGGCACCTCCACGCCGGCATGGATCTTTCTGGCGCTGCTGATCGCCTCGGGCTTTCTCGCGCTGATTGCGCTGAGCCGCACCGGCATCCGCCATTTCTGGACCCAGCCGCATCCCACCATGCCCGCACTGCCCGCGCTCGAGGTGCTGCCAGTGGCCGGCCTGCTCGCGGCCTGCGTGGCGCTGACGGTGTGGGCCGGCCCGGTCATGCGCCACGCGCTCATCACCGCCGAAGGGCTGCGCACGCCCGCCGCATACCGCAACGCGGTGCTCAATGCGCGGCAGGTGCCCAACCCCGTCGCTCCGGAGAAGGGCAAGGCACCATGA